Proteins co-encoded in one Candidatus Thermoplasmatota archaeon genomic window:
- a CDS encoding CBS domain-containing protein, with protein sequence MKIEDAMSKELIVGYVPGTIKDALKILAKHNVSGMPVLKKDTKKVVGVVTRNDIFRNPDEEQLALIMSTDPITINKDQELQDAARIFLDKKIHGLPVVDKRKNLVGIISPMDILRALPNEYDDIVDHYFTKNLVPVYQETPITIIMEIINITNETALPILNDDRELAGIVSEGDLFKLSHIKESVSQTNMGMGGDEDEWTWEGIRDTIRLHYSTTQVDLPPVPVKEVMVKNVIKAYKNDPISEIARKMYKNNISHVPVVSSENRLLGMVTDIDLMACMFKACKKK encoded by the coding sequence ATGAAAATCGAAGATGCGATGTCAAAGGAATTAATTGTTGGATATGTTCCTGGAACTATAAAAGATGCTTTGAAGATACTTGCCAAACATAATGTTTCAGGGATGCCCGTGTTGAAAAAGGATACAAAAAAAGTTGTAGGGGTTGTAACACGAAATGATATTTTTCGAAATCCGGATGAGGAGCAGCTTGCGTTGATCATGTCAACCGATCCCATCACGATTAATAAAGATCAAGAATTGCAAGATGCAGCCCGTATATTTTTAGACAAGAAGATTCATGGCCTTCCTGTAGTAGATAAACGAAAAAATCTTGTTGGAATTATCAGTCCAATGGATATTTTAAGAGCCTTACCAAATGAATATGATGACATTGTTGATCATTATTTCACCAAGAATCTTGTTCCTGTGTACCAGGAGACTCCAATAACGATTATTATGGAGATTATTAATATTACAAATGAAACTGCATTGCCGATTCTGAATGATGATCGGGAGCTTGCTGGTATTGTCAGTGAAGGTGATTTATTCAAACTAAGCCATATCAAAGAAAGTGTTTCGCAGACGAATATGGGGATGGGTGGTGATGAAGATGAATGGACTTGGGAAGGCATCCGCGATACAATTCGATTACATTATTCGACAACACAAGTTGATTTGCCGCCAGTTCCCGTGAAGGAAGTTATGGTGAAAAATGTTATCAAGGCGTATAAAAACGATCCGATCTCAGAGATTGCTCGAAAGATGTATAAGAACAATATCAGCCATGTGCCGGTGGTGAGTTCTGAGAATCGTTTACTTGGGATGGTTACTGATATTGATTTAATGGCGTGTATGTTTAAAGCATGTAAAAAGAAATAA
- a CDS encoding amidohydrolase family protein, translating to MQQISGEILTLEGFRSGCISFDDRHVDIHFSSKLYSKKPTLDKIILPTLINAHTHIGDAFIRDKKMDLPRTVQELVRPPTGLKHRLLHAASDQEILQGMISSIAMMDACGTTLFCDFREQGLHGVTLLKKAMSDFSVCSLILSRPRRMVYDEQELIKLLQNSDGIGLSGILDWEYAEVQKIAGLVRRKNKIFALHASEVQRENIDQILDLHPHFLVHMAHATESDLVRVQQENIPVVICPRSNDFFGIKRDWSLLKKTKVLVMLGTDNAMIANPDVLDEIRFLYQTNTDFSLHELLAMATYTPRKALNLEDDIHAPNSLGNFIILDRDTMRPIYRVLREKRG from the coding sequence ATGCAGCAGATATCCGGTGAAATTCTGACTCTTGAGGGTTTCAGATCAGGATGTATTTCATTTGATGATCGCCATGTTGATATTCATTTCAGTTCAAAGTTGTATTCGAAGAAACCAACTCTGGATAAAATCATTCTTCCTACGCTTATCAATGCGCATACCCATATCGGTGATGCGTTTATTCGCGATAAGAAAATGGATCTACCTCGAACTGTTCAAGAGCTTGTTCGCCCACCCACAGGGTTAAAACATCGTTTATTACATGCCGCCTCTGATCAGGAGATACTCCAGGGTATGATATCTTCTATTGCTATGATGGATGCCTGTGGTACAACTTTGTTTTGTGATTTTCGTGAACAGGGTCTTCATGGAGTTACCTTGTTAAAAAAAGCAATGTCAGATTTTTCTGTTTGTTCGTTGATTTTATCGCGCCCTCGTCGTATGGTCTATGATGAACAGGAGCTCATCAAACTTTTACAAAATTCAGATGGAATTGGCCTGTCAGGTATTCTTGATTGGGAATATGCAGAAGTTCAAAAAATCGCAGGTTTGGTTCGCAGAAAAAACAAAATTTTTGCACTACATGCAAGTGAAGTTCAACGGGAAAACATTGATCAGATCCTTGATCTTCATCCACACTTTTTAGTGCATATGGCGCATGCTACTGAATCTGATTTAGTGAGGGTCCAACAGGAGAATATTCCTGTTGTGATTTGTCCAAGATCAAATGATTTTTTTGGAATAAAACGTGATTGGTCGCTGCTTAAGAAAACAAAAGTGTTGGTGATGCTTGGAACCGATAATGCGATGATAGCAAACCCAGATGTTCTTGACGAAATTCGTTTTCTATACCAAACAAACACAGATTTTTCGTTACATGAGTTACTTGCTATGGCGACGTATACTCCAAGGAAAGCTTTAAATTTAGAGGATGATATTCATGCTCCCAATTCACTCGGAAACTTTATCATTTTAGATAGAGACACGATGCGTCCAATCTATCGAGTATTACGAGAGAAGAGAGGTTGA
- a CDS encoding dCMP deaminase family protein: MGKIPENNRPSYDEYFMEMAHVVSKRSTCLRRKVGALLVKDKHILSTGYNGAPKGLQHCSEVGCLREKMNIPSGERHELCRGLHAEQNAIIQAAVFGISIKDAILYCTNTPCVVCIKMLINAGVTEIIYAGDYPDQLAKEIASESNLKIKRFK; encoded by the coding sequence ATGGGAAAAATACCGGAAAATAATCGACCATCATACGATGAATATTTCATGGAAATGGCACATGTTGTTTCAAAAAGAAGCACCTGTTTACGACGAAAAGTCGGAGCACTTCTAGTCAAAGATAAACATATTCTCAGCACGGGATATAATGGCGCACCGAAAGGTTTACAACATTGTTCCGAGGTAGGATGTCTTCGAGAAAAAATGAACATTCCTTCAGGGGAGCGACATGAGCTCTGTCGAGGATTACATGCCGAACAAAACGCAATCATCCAAGCAGCAGTTTTTGGTATTTCTATAAAGGACGCAATATTATATTGCACCAATACCCCTTGTGTTGTCTGCATTAAAATGCTTATTAATGCGGGTGTAACAGAAATCATCTACGCAGGAGATTATCCTGATCAACTGGCAAAAGAAATCGCCTCAGAAAGTAATCTTAAAATAAAAAGATTTAAATAA
- a CDS encoding TRM11 family methyltransferase, which translates to MKLLCELSKEHSTLPKAEIKAGLAAEEIQVQTIEEHNNLSIFDISTPAKNLQHLFTRLALTFHFYDLLFSCEPDLNILQQQLKQIKQLPPGTIAISKKNLTAQYDTKPILHYLQTHFTKNRTVNLTNPTHHLNLFFTNEQIYVGRLLHTNNRKQYEQRKVQYRPFFSPISLHPKWARTLVNLSQIKRNQTLLDPFCGTGGILLEAGLLGINIIGSDIEEKMIIGCKQSLNHYSIQNFMVFQADISELPKKLIKPVDAVVTDFPYGRSTTTKKEDIQALYHRAYRTIAEILKKNGRAVIGLSDTKTIPQAQHDLELIEIHEFRVHKSLTRYFCVFQK; encoded by the coding sequence ATGAAACTACTCTGCGAACTATCAAAAGAACATAGCACCCTGCCTAAAGCAGAAATTAAAGCAGGTCTCGCCGCCGAAGAAATCCAAGTACAAACCATTGAAGAACACAACAATCTCAGTATTTTTGATATTTCAACACCAGCAAAAAACCTCCAGCACCTATTCACAAGACTCGCACTAACATTTCATTTCTACGACCTCTTGTTCTCATGCGAACCTGATTTAAATATACTCCAACAACAACTCAAACAAATAAAACAACTACCCCCCGGAACAATAGCTATAAGCAAAAAAAATCTTACAGCACAATACGATACAAAACCTATTCTCCACTACCTACAAACACACTTCACAAAAAACAGAACAGTGAATCTAACCAACCCAACTCATCACCTCAATCTTTTTTTTACGAATGAACAGATCTACGTCGGTAGATTGCTCCATACAAATAATCGAAAACAATACGAACAACGAAAAGTCCAATATAGACCATTCTTCTCACCAATTTCGCTTCACCCAAAATGGGCACGAACCCTTGTCAATCTTTCACAAATAAAAAGAAATCAAACGCTTCTTGATCCTTTTTGTGGAACCGGAGGAATACTCCTCGAAGCAGGATTGCTCGGAATAAACATCATTGGAAGCGACATTGAAGAAAAGATGATCATCGGATGCAAACAAAGTTTGAACCATTATTCCATACAAAATTTCATGGTTTTTCAAGCTGACATCAGCGAACTACCGAAAAAACTCATTAAACCTGTTGATGCAGTTGTGACAGACTTCCCCTACGGACGATCTACAACAACAAAAAAAGAAGACATTCAAGCATTATACCATCGCGCATACAGAACTATCGCTGAGATTTTGAAAAAAAACGGCAGAGCAGTCATCGGACTTTCCGATACAAAAACAATACCACAAGCACAACACGATTTAGAGTTGATCGAGATTCATGAATTCCGTGTTCATAAAAGCCTGACACGGTATTTCTGCGTATTCCAAAAATAA
- a CDS encoding C25 family cysteine peptidase, producing the protein MNIFHQKRGWIPAIIFISIISATGVPFIQAQPSTMNQTTINLSYIFEQPIIHQTMMNNDILTQVIFPDTITAGNPGEPDLPVYPIRIVVPYQSQVQQITVTPRQHQELGIYDIPPVPQPMPMLSPGEKTDTLYAQKNHQIYATNAVFPGIFYQYVGEYMLCGYRILFLNLYPVQYNPVTKQTMFYQTMDVTIATTSSPLSTPILYRDGKDIDRIQNTIDNPSTLATYPKISAETSDEYDLLILTTDEFKDAFIPLQEVHNNHGTRTIIKTLTDVGGTSPEMIREYITSCYTQYHISYVLIGGDHDIIPIKKLWAQVNNGATTDHLPSDIYYACLDGQFNFDGDDKWGEPTDGDNGRDIDLLAEVYVGRASVGTITEAQNFVTKTITYMNDDQNNPDLRKIALLGEQLDSSTYGDTAMENLATSAIPKDLYILQKLYDQDHIWSKEELLEFINSNVHMINHLGHSYIYNNLKLSTTDVDSLTNEQLFFVYTQGCYPGALDLGDCIAEHFTVKTQHAAVAGVWNSRYGWYTPGQVINGPSHKYHQSFVKGLLQQNKTAFGEANHYSKEYLVNYINHNAMRWCYYETNLFGDPAVRFHIPAKVQADLEATGSITWTNVKPNQLVTNSFTLRNSGDLGTQLSWRISEYPSWGTWTFSPSNGQGLKPEDGEQTIRVSVIAPNEKNKAFTGALKVINTQNTSDYSIITITLSTPLTVSSTNPLIQRIINRLIYRFPLIEQVLGRIPALQPYLNK; encoded by the coding sequence ATGAACATCTTTCATCAAAAGAGAGGATGGATACCTGCTATCATCTTCATAAGTATCATTTCTGCAACTGGGGTGCCTTTCATCCAAGCACAACCATCAACAATGAATCAAACGACGATCAACCTTTCATATATCTTTGAACAACCCATCATCCATCAAACCATGATGAATAATGACATCTTAACACAGGTTATTTTTCCAGATACCATCACCGCGGGAAACCCTGGAGAACCAGATCTTCCTGTATATCCTATTCGCATCGTAGTACCCTATCAATCCCAGGTACAACAGATTACAGTTACACCACGACAGCACCAAGAACTTGGAATCTATGATATTCCTCCGGTACCACAACCAATGCCAATGCTTTCCCCTGGAGAAAAAACCGATACCTTGTATGCTCAAAAAAACCATCAAATCTATGCAACAAATGCAGTGTTCCCTGGAATCTTCTATCAGTATGTCGGAGAATATATGTTATGTGGATACCGCATCCTTTTTCTCAATCTATATCCGGTTCAGTATAATCCAGTCACTAAACAGACGATGTTTTATCAAACCATGGACGTAACCATAGCAACAACATCATCACCGCTCTCCACCCCTATCCTCTATCGAGATGGAAAAGACATCGATCGAATACAAAACACTATCGACAATCCATCAACACTTGCAACCTATCCAAAAATCTCAGCAGAAACCAGTGACGAGTATGATCTTTTAATCCTCACAACTGATGAATTTAAAGATGCATTCATCCCTCTCCAAGAAGTACACAACAACCATGGAACACGAACTATCATCAAAACACTCACCGATGTTGGGGGAACATCACCCGAGATGATCCGAGAATATATAACGTCTTGCTATACCCAATATCACATCTCCTATGTGCTTATCGGAGGAGACCATGACATCATACCGATAAAAAAACTCTGGGCACAAGTCAACAATGGTGCTACCACTGACCATCTCCCCTCAGACATATACTACGCCTGCCTTGACGGACAATTTAATTTTGATGGCGATGACAAATGGGGTGAGCCAACTGATGGTGATAACGGCAGAGATATCGACCTTCTTGCTGAAGTCTATGTTGGACGTGCAAGCGTTGGAACCATCACTGAAGCTCAAAACTTTGTTACAAAAACAATTACCTATATGAATGACGATCAAAACAACCCGGATTTAAGAAAAATCGCTCTCCTCGGAGAACAACTCGACAGTTCTACCTACGGTGACACAGCTATGGAAAACCTCGCCACTTCTGCAATACCAAAGGATCTCTACATTCTTCAGAAACTCTATGACCAAGATCATATCTGGAGCAAAGAAGAATTACTCGAATTCATTAACAGCAACGTCCACATGATCAACCATCTTGGACATTCATACATCTATAACAATCTTAAATTATCTACTACCGACGTTGACAGTTTAACGAACGAACAACTCTTTTTTGTCTACACTCAAGGATGCTATCCCGGAGCTCTTGATCTAGGCGACTGCATAGCAGAACACTTCACCGTCAAAACACAACATGCTGCAGTTGCTGGAGTTTGGAACTCACGCTACGGCTGGTACACACCAGGACAAGTCATCAATGGCCCATCACATAAATACCACCAGTCATTTGTCAAAGGTCTGCTTCAACAGAATAAAACAGCCTTTGGGGAAGCAAACCACTACTCAAAGGAATACCTTGTAAATTATATCAACCATAATGCGATGCGATGGTGTTACTACGAAACGAATCTATTTGGAGACCCGGCAGTACGTTTTCATATCCCTGCAAAAGTTCAAGCAGATCTTGAAGCAACTGGAAGCATCACCTGGACTAACGTGAAACCAAATCAACTAGTAACTAACAGTTTTACCCTCAGAAACAGTGGTGATCTAGGAACACAACTTTCTTGGAGAATTAGCGAATATCCAAGTTGGGGAACCTGGACATTCTCCCCCTCCAATGGACAAGGACTCAAACCAGAAGACGGAGAGCAAACAATCCGAGTTTCAGTTATCGCGCCAAACGAAAAAAACAAAGCATTCACCGGGGCGTTAAAAGTTATCAACACACAAAATACCAGTGATTACTCAATAATTACTATAACACTTTCAACACCACTCACAGTATCATCAACCAATCCCCTCATCCAACGGATCATCAATCGCCTCATTTACCGATTCCCACTCATCGAGCAGGTTCTTGGCAGAATACCTGCTCTACAGCCATATCTCAACAAATAA
- a CDS encoding bifunctional phosphoglucose/phosphomannose isomerase has product MLDDQAILSTIDKAHMLDSLIQFPHQIQQALELTHATQLPSFLKIDNILISGMGASAISGDIAQSLLYDKLDVPLYVNRSYDLPRWVNKDTLALFLSYSGNTEETLSSFKLAYQKKAKIICITSGGKLKEFCDTYTIPYIQIPTGFQPRAATAFLLFPLLKILQQNNLIKYNINNDIEETVTVTKQLGEQNHKEIPLATNSAKQLATQILNTIPQIYGWEIYAPIAIRWRHQFNENSKIIARADIIPECNHNDIVGWSGNSEMAKQFSCIIFRDKDEESIQMTKRLDFMKELFQDTVANYIDVKPKGKSRLAKMMYLMNLGDLTSCYLAILRKVDPSPVDIILELKKRLAQK; this is encoded by the coding sequence ATGTTAGATGATCAAGCAATACTATCTACCATTGACAAAGCACATATGCTCGATAGTTTAATCCAATTCCCACATCAAATACAACAAGCATTAGAACTAACACATGCTACACAACTACCAAGTTTTCTTAAAATCGATAATATCCTTATATCAGGTATGGGTGCTTCAGCGATCTCAGGTGATATCGCTCAAAGTTTGTTATACGATAAACTCGATGTACCGTTATATGTGAATCGAAGTTATGACCTCCCACGATGGGTGAACAAAGATACCCTTGCGCTCTTCCTTAGTTATTCGGGAAACACAGAAGAAACACTCAGTTCGTTTAAATTAGCATATCAAAAAAAAGCAAAAATTATCTGTATCACATCAGGAGGAAAATTGAAAGAATTCTGTGATACCTATACAATACCGTACATCCAAATACCCACAGGTTTTCAACCTCGAGCAGCAACAGCATTTTTACTTTTTCCCCTCCTAAAAATACTGCAACAGAATAATCTTATTAAATACAACATCAACAACGATATTGAAGAAACAGTCACTGTTACAAAACAACTTGGAGAACAGAACCATAAAGAAATACCGCTTGCTACGAACAGTGCAAAACAACTTGCAACTCAGATTCTTAACACAATCCCGCAAATATATGGATGGGAAATCTATGCTCCTATCGCAATTCGATGGAGACATCAATTTAATGAAAATAGTAAAATCATTGCTCGCGCCGACATTATTCCTGAATGTAATCATAATGATATCGTAGGTTGGTCTGGCAACAGCGAAATGGCAAAACAATTTTCATGCATCATCTTTCGAGATAAAGATGAAGAATCAATTCAAATGACAAAAAGACTCGACTTTATGAAAGAATTATTCCAGGACACTGTCGCAAACTATATCGATGTTAAACCAAAAGGCAAAAGTAGACTAGCAAAAATGATGTACCTTATGAATCTTGGAGATCTGACGAGTTGTTACCTAGCAATTCTCCGTAAGGTAGATCCAAGCCCAGTCGATATTATTTTAGAGTTAAAAAAACGACTTGCACAGAAATAA
- the glyS gene encoding glycine--tRNA ligase, whose translation MPQDIYDKILTLAKRRGYIYPSFEIYGGVAGFYDYGPLGSQLKNNIENLWRKYYLFVDGCVEISTPTITLFEVLQASGHVDEFTDLTVDCPTCKRSYKVADILQDGCRVEDAVKKNMLICPGCKKKLTDPHPVNLMFSTSIGVGDSRKAFLRPETAQGIFTNFHLLYRYHREKLPFGVVQVGRGYRNEISPRQGTLRQREFSMAEAEIFFDPLCKKHPRFDLVKEKKIKLFDNEKEYMLSLQDAVQKKIIHNQSLAYYMYLTQEFLVDVGVDINRFRFRKHAADELAHYATECWDAELFSERFGWVECVGIADRSAYDLNAHIVASSVDMYAVRKFDQPQERLVKKIVPKMNVLGPLFKDKAAAVKQALEALDVETSKKVQIVLDGKKIDIPDHCFDVVEVQERVVGEKFIPHVIEPSYGIDRIVYFVLEHSYREVTKNDEDYRILQLRPHIAPIKVGVFPLTTDETLVMLAQQVECSLRQQGISTFYDEAGTIGRRYARMDEIGTPLCVTIDHESLSHNTVTVRDRDTTKQERVAIENLVAFLNSKIGCSQ comes from the coding sequence ATGCCGCAAGATATATATGATAAGATTCTGACGCTTGCAAAACGGAGGGGGTACATATATCCCTCCTTTGAAATTTATGGTGGCGTTGCAGGTTTTTATGATTATGGTCCACTTGGTTCTCAGTTAAAAAATAATATTGAAAATCTCTGGCGAAAATACTATCTTTTCGTTGATGGTTGTGTTGAGATTAGTACGCCAACGATTACCTTATTTGAAGTTTTACAAGCATCTGGTCATGTTGACGAATTTACTGATTTAACTGTTGATTGTCCGACGTGTAAACGATCGTATAAAGTTGCTGATATCCTCCAGGATGGTTGTCGCGTTGAGGATGCTGTGAAAAAAAATATGCTTATCTGCCCGGGATGTAAGAAAAAACTTACAGATCCTCATCCAGTTAATTTGATGTTTTCAACGTCGATTGGTGTTGGTGATAGTAGAAAAGCCTTTTTGCGGCCTGAGACTGCGCAAGGTATTTTTACGAATTTTCATCTGCTGTATCGGTATCATCGTGAAAAACTACCGTTTGGTGTTGTGCAGGTTGGTCGGGGGTATCGAAATGAGATTTCCCCTCGGCAAGGAACCTTACGGCAGCGGGAGTTTTCAATGGCTGAAGCGGAGATATTTTTTGATCCGCTCTGCAAAAAACATCCGAGGTTTGACTTGGTGAAAGAGAAAAAAATTAAACTTTTTGATAATGAAAAAGAATATATGCTTTCATTGCAGGATGCTGTTCAAAAAAAGATCATTCATAATCAATCCTTGGCATATTATATGTATCTGACGCAGGAGTTTCTCGTAGATGTTGGTGTTGATATCAACCGTTTTCGGTTTCGGAAACATGCTGCTGATGAGCTTGCGCATTATGCAACTGAGTGTTGGGATGCAGAGCTTTTTAGTGAGCGTTTTGGATGGGTTGAATGTGTTGGTATCGCAGATCGATCTGCATATGATTTGAATGCGCATATTGTCGCGTCATCGGTTGATATGTATGCAGTACGCAAGTTTGATCAACCGCAAGAACGCCTGGTGAAAAAAATTGTTCCAAAAATGAATGTTCTTGGTCCTCTATTTAAGGATAAAGCAGCTGCGGTGAAACAAGCTTTAGAAGCTTTGGATGTTGAGACTTCAAAAAAAGTTCAGATTGTTCTTGATGGAAAAAAGATCGATATCCCTGATCATTGTTTTGATGTTGTTGAGGTTCAAGAGCGTGTTGTTGGTGAAAAGTTTATTCCGCATGTTATTGAACCGTCGTATGGTATTGATCGTATTGTGTATTTTGTTCTTGAGCATAGCTATCGTGAAGTTACAAAAAACGATGAGGACTATCGGATTTTGCAGTTGCGGCCTCATATCGCTCCGATTAAGGTTGGTGTTTTTCCGTTGACGACGGATGAGACGCTGGTTATGCTTGCACAGCAAGTTGAATGTTCATTACGACAGCAGGGCATCAGCACGTTTTATGATGAAGCTGGGACGATCGGCCGTCGATATGCTCGGATGGATGAAATAGGTACGCCGTTATGTGTGACGATCGATCATGAGAGTCTTTCTCATAATACGGTGACTGTCCGTGATCGTGATACGACAAAACAAGAACGGGTGGCGATTGAGAACCTTGTTGCGTTTCTGAATAGTAAAATTGGTTGTTCTCAGTGA
- the rnz gene encoding ribonuclease Z, with the protein MTQLKIVFLGTGGSWPTTKRNVTSIAVKRGSEIILFDCGEGTQRQFQKSMLSYMQITSIFISHFHGDHFLGLPGLLQTMQLNDREKPIHIYGPAGIQKLTDQLLSLGYFKPAYSIISHEIKNHDTIHFDGYAIHALKVNHNIPAYAYCLEEDKRPGKFNKKKALSLGIPEGPLFNKLQKGMTITLSNGKKITPNMVLGPARKGRKIVYSGDTKPYDELIPFSKNADVLIHEATFDSKLANIADEYGHTTSVQAAKIAVQAQVEKLFLIHISPRYLDTNILKDEAKKIFQKTYIPNDLDALEIFLKK; encoded by the coding sequence ATGACACAGCTTAAAATCGTCTTTCTCGGAACCGGGGGAAGCTGGCCGACAACCAAAAGAAACGTCACCTCAATAGCAGTAAAACGAGGTAGCGAAATCATCCTGTTTGACTGTGGTGAAGGAACCCAACGGCAATTCCAAAAATCAATGTTAAGCTACATGCAAATAACCAGCATCTTTATCAGTCATTTTCATGGGGATCATTTTCTTGGATTGCCAGGTCTTTTACAAACAATGCAACTCAACGACCGAGAAAAACCAATACATATCTACGGACCCGCAGGCATACAAAAACTCACCGATCAACTCCTCTCACTGGGATACTTCAAACCAGCATATTCAATTATCAGCCATGAAATCAAAAATCATGATACGATACATTTCGATGGATACGCAATTCACGCTCTCAAAGTTAATCATAACATCCCAGCATATGCCTATTGTCTTGAAGAAGACAAACGGCCAGGAAAATTCAACAAAAAGAAAGCATTATCACTCGGAATTCCAGAAGGGCCTCTGTTTAACAAACTCCAAAAAGGTATGACGATCACCTTATCCAACGGTAAAAAAATAACACCGAATATGGTGCTAGGTCCTGCTCGAAAAGGACGAAAAATCGTCTATTCCGGTGACACAAAACCATATGATGAATTAATCCCTTTTTCAAAAAATGCTGACGTCCTCATCCATGAAGCAACCTTCGACTCAAAACTTGCCAACATCGCTGATGAATACGGCCACACAACATCAGTTCAAGCAGCAAAAATTGCAGTACAAGCACAAGTCGAAAAACTATTTCTCATCCATATCAGCCCTCGATACCTTGATACGAATATTCTCAAAGATGAAGCAAAAAAAATTTTCCAAAAAACATATATTCCCAACGATCTTGACGCTCTAGAAATTTTCCTGAAAAAATAA
- a CDS encoding Ig-like domain-containing protein, whose amino-acid sequence MQHKTYTNNITIHQLFIIICLLLLSSCTFTSAAQNTRTFLINIYHHQNGIKITDGYLYENEYYDLEVLDAQTKTILYNVIVTTPWNTTITTQAIPNVCIRAPNYEIYPQFIITISKENYQSLETTIFVLKGTLTIVTTQESVKEYEQFQVTIHDQNNQKIQGATVTINSPNAAPATTNAQGKALLIAPETDTTKQFLITAFKEGYKPGSNQIQIEASSTALLPLDSDKIYIICALIILFCAVIFVKIRQRRSTTELSQTQTINQNYDPQIHARQQKLNKNHSYKQPRTPDTQNHEKIHVHEKGAKIEEIRIQSADQKKETKIITAANNKPAEQDRKKDANEWFTGTEYMRYKLDEMTGKIDTQTTGKWFEGVDSIKLKVDEKLKQNYKKKEIK is encoded by the coding sequence ATGCAGCATAAAACATACACCAACAATATCACGATCCATCAACTATTCATCATTATCTGTCTATTATTACTGAGTAGTTGTACCTTCACCAGTGCCGCTCAAAACACCCGCACCTTTCTAATAAATATCTACCATCATCAAAATGGTATAAAAATAACCGACGGCTACCTCTACGAAAATGAATACTACGACCTCGAAGTTCTCGATGCACAAACAAAAACTATTCTCTACAACGTTATCGTAACTACCCCCTGGAATACCACTATCACAACACAGGCTATACCAAATGTTTGCATCCGAGCACCAAATTACGAAATCTACCCGCAATTCATCATCACAATATCAAAAGAAAACTATCAATCACTCGAAACAACAATCTTCGTTCTTAAAGGAACCTTAACAATAGTAACCACTCAAGAAAGCGTCAAAGAATACGAACAATTCCAAGTAACAATTCATGATCAAAATAATCAAAAAATTCAAGGAGCAACGGTAACTATCAACTCACCAAATGCTGCACCAGCAACCACAAACGCTCAAGGAAAAGCACTTCTTATAGCACCAGAAACAGACACAACGAAACAATTTTTAATCACAGCCTTTAAAGAAGGATATAAACCTGGTTCAAACCAGATACAAATCGAAGCAAGTTCGACCGCACTTCTTCCATTAGACTCAGATAAAATCTACATCATCTGTGCGCTCATAATACTTTTTTGTGCGGTGATTTTTGTAAAGATACGACAACGAAGATCAACAACTGAACTATCCCAGACCCAAACAATAAATCAAAACTACGATCCACAGATCCATGCCCGCCAGCAAAAACTAAACAAAAATCATTCCTACAAACAACCACGAACACCAGATACACAAAACCATGAAAAAATACACGTCCATGAAAAAGGAGCAAAAATCGAAGAGATACGAATCCAAAGTGCAGATCAGAAAAAAGAAACAAAAATAATAACTGCAGCGAATAACAAACCTGCAGAACAAGACAGAAAAAAAGACGCAAACGAATGGTTTACCGGAACAGAGTATATGCGATACAAACTCGATGAAATGACCGGAAAAATAGACACACAGACAACGGGAAAATGGTTTGAAGGTGTTGACAGCATCAAACTCAAAGTTGATGAAAAATTAAAACAAAATTACAAAAAGAAAGAGATCAAGTGA